Proteins encoded within one genomic window of Triticum aestivum cultivar Chinese Spring chromosome 2D, IWGSC CS RefSeq v2.1, whole genome shotgun sequence:
- the LOC123051066 gene encoding probable amidase At4g34880, with amino-acid sequence MTSTRQATDHTDSTVKLSSAQLSMAWLRLQAAAAVLALTAIAGAAHGFEFHEATIDAIQLGFRNGSLTSTALVRFYLDQIGRLNPLLRAVIEVNPDALRQAACADAERGRGQPTGALHGVPVLLKDNIATRDALNTTAGSLALLGSVVRRDAGVAARLRRAGAVVLGKSNPSEWSEFRQVDNGWSARGGQTRNPYVLSSDPCGSSAGSGVAAAANMAAVTLGTDTDGSILCPSSFNSVVGIRPTLGLTSRAGVVPITPLQDTVGPICRTLSDAVHVLDAIVGYDELDAAATRVASKFIPPGGYVQFLKKDGLRGKRVGVLRGFFQSYAGTRRLRVYEQHLATMRKHGAMVVDNLHVAANPTALLDDISSNEGIAVVAEFKLSINAYLADLVYSPVRLLADIIAFNNAHPIEERMKDFGQDDLIAAQNTSGIGPVERVAIRRLKELSANGLEKLMKEHQLDAIVTPGSDASSLLATGGHPGIIVPAGFNEQGVPFGICFGGLQGYEPRLIEMAYAFEQATKVRKPPMFKP; translated from the exons ATGACGAGCACTCGCCAAGCCACTGACCACACTGACAGCACCGTCAAGCTCAGCTCAGCTCAGCTAAGCATGGCTTGGCTGCGGCTgcaagctgctgccgccgtcctcGCTCTGACGGCCATCGCCGGCGCCGCACACGGCTTCGAGTTCCACGAGGCCACCATCGACGCCATCCAGCTCGGCTTCCGCAACGGCAGCCTCACCTCGACCGCGCTCGTCCGGTTCTACCTGGACCAGATCGGCCGGCTGAACCCGCTGCTGCGCGCCGTCATCGAGGTCAACCCGGACGCGCTCCGGCAGGCGGCTTGCGCCGACGCCGAGCGCGGCCGCGGCCAGCCCACCGGCGCGCTGCACGGCGTCCCCGTCCTGCTCAAGGACAACATCGCCACCCGCGACGCGCTCAACACCACGGCCGGCTCCTTGGCGCTCCTCGGCTCCGTGGTGAGGCGGGACGCCGGCGTGGCTGCCCGGCTCCGGCGCGCGGGCGCCGTGGTGCTCGGCAAGTCCAACCCCTCCGAGTGGTCCGAGTTCCGCCAAGTCGACAACGGGTGGAGCGCGCGCGGCGGCCAGACGCGGAACCCGTACGTGTTGTCGTCCGACCCGTGCGGGTCGAGCGCCGGGTCGGGCGTGGCCGCGGCGGCGAACATGGCGGCCGTGACGCTGGGCACCGACACCGACGGCTCCATACTCTGCCCGTCGTCGTTCAACTCCGTGGTCGGGATCCGGCCGACCCTCGGCCTCACCAGCCGCGCCGGCGTGGTGCCCATCACCCCGTTACAGGACACGGTCGG ACCGATTTGCCGGACGCTGTCGGACGCGGTGCACGTGCTGGACGCCATCGTCGGCTACGACGAGCTCGATGCCGCGGCCACCAGAGTGGCGTCCAAGTTCATCCCTCCCGGCGGGTACGTTCAGTTCCTAAAGAAGGACGGGCTGAGAGGAAAGAGGGTCGGCGTCCTCCGTGGATTCTTCCAATCATACGCAGGCACGCGGCGACTGAGGGTGTACGAGCAGCACCTCGCCACCATGAG GAAACATGGGGCCATGGTGGTCGATAACTTGCATGTCGCAGCCAATCCGACGGCTCTGTTGGATGATATCAGCTCCAACGAGGGGATCGCAGTGGTGGCAGAGTTCAAGCTCAGCATAAACGCCTACTTGGCAGACTTGGTCTACTCCCCGGTCCGTTTGCTCGCAGACATCATAGCTTTCAACAACGCACATCctatagag GAGCGGATGAAAGATTTTGGGCAGGATGACCTTATCGCGGCCCAAAACACAAGCGGCATTGGCCCCGTGGAAAGAGTGGCGATACGACGGCTAAAGGAACTATCAGCTAATGGGCTGGAGAAGTTGATGAAGGAGCACCAACTAGACGCGATTGTGACGCCCGGCAGCGACGCTTCTAGCCTTCTCGCCACAGGTGGTCACCCTGGCATCATTGTGCCAGCGGGGTTTAATGAGCAAGGGGTTCCCTTTGGCATATGCTTCGGTGGGCTGCAGGGGTACGAGCCAAGGCTGATCGAGATGGCGTATGCATTCGAGCAAGCTACCAAAGTGAGGAAGCCACCCATGTTCAAGCCCTAG